One segment of Takifugu rubripes chromosome 5, fTakRub1.2, whole genome shotgun sequence DNA contains the following:
- the mapk3 gene encoding mitogen-activated protein kinase 3 has protein sequence MADSSTTADSSKGGDAAPAAGAPGAADGAPAAGVKPGCESVRGQMFDVGPRYTNLSYIGEGAYGMVCSAMDNTTNQRVAIKKISPFEHQTYCQRTLREIKILLRFRHENIIGINDILRAQHIDSMRDVYIVQTLMETDLYKLLKTQKLSNDHVCYFLYQILRGLKYIHSANVLHRDLKPSNLLINTTCDLKICDFGLARIADPEHDHTGFLTEYVATRWYRAPEIMLNSKGYSKSIDIWSVGCILAEMLSNRPIFPGKHYLDQLNHILNVLGSPSQEDLNCIINTKARNYLQSLPLKNRIPWERLYNKSDSKALDLLDRMLTFNPIKRITVEEALAHPYLEQYYDPTDEPVAEEPFNFSMEVDDLPKEKLKELIYEETARFQDAYQVS, from the exons ATGGCGGATTCGAGCACCACTGCGGACTCGAGCAAAGGCGGCGATGCTGCGCCTGCTGCTGGGGCGCCTGGTGCCGCTGATGGAGCGCCCGCAGCGGGAGTCAAGCCCGGGTGCGAGTCCGTGAGGGGCCAAATGTTTGACGTGGGCCCCCGCTACACAAACCTGTCTTATATCGGAGAGGGCGCATACGGAATGGTTTG TTCGGCCATGGATAACACGACGAACCAGCGCGTCGCCATCAAGAAGATCAGCCCGTTCGAGCACCAGACGTACTGCCAGCGTACGCTGCGGGAAATCAAGATCCTGCTGCGCTTCCGCCACGAGAACATCATCGGCATCAACGACATTCTGAGGGCGCAGCACATCGACAGCATGAGGGATGT CTACATCGTGCAGACTCTGATGGAGACGGACCTTTACAAGCTGCTGAAGACCCAGAAGCTGAGCAACGACCACGTCTGCTACTTCCTCTACCAGATCCTGCGAGGCCTGAAGTACATCCACTCAGCCAACGTGTTGCACCGCGACCTGAAGCCCTCAAACCTGCTCATCAACACCACCTGTGACCTCAAG ATCTGTGACTTCGGCCTGGCCCGTATCGCTGACCCTGAGCACGACCACACAGGTTTTCTGACCGAGTACGTGGCCACGCGTTGGTACAGGGCTCCGGAAATCATGCTCAACTCCAAG GGCTATTCTAAGTCTATTGATATCTGGTCGGTCGGCTGCATCCTGGCAGAGATGCTGTCCAACAGGCCCATTTTTCCTGGAAAACACTACTTGGATCAACTCAACCACATACTGA ATGTTCTTGGCAGTCCGTCTCAAGAGGACCTGAACTGTATTATCAACACGAAGGCCAGGAACTACCTGCAGTCTCTGCCCCTGAAAAACAGGATCCCCTGGGAAAGGCTCTACAACAAGTCAGATTCAAAAG CTCTCGACCTGCTGGACCGCATGTTGACCTTTAATCCCATCAAGCGCATCACTGTGGAGGAGGCTCTGGCTCACCCTTACCTGGAGCAGTACTACGACCCCACAGATGAG CCGGTAGCAGAGGAGCCCTTCAATTTCTCCATGGAAGTGGACGACCTTCCcaaggagaagctgaaggaaCTCATCTACGAGGAGACGGCTCGTTTCCAGGACGCCTACCAAGTCTCCTGA
- the nudt9 gene encoding ADP-ribose pyrophosphatase, mitochondrial isoform X1 — MNTEAVAAESGRAEECCMLAVATTGMLSLLRRNWIGRLRLALTLFGLPCSVCFSGIRPSLSCSLYHPFKNSHIIRPISASCPKLYKTSDQATPSSMAPHVKARCPEYPGSKVKRFPVPDNKVDWSQRWPQYQPVSYTAPSVLTKPVWADPDIGLFSPKFNTLDGAVDRTSFMGCYKVENGKPLNPCGRTGLIGRGLLGRWGPNHAADPIVTRWKEDPKGGKTLHPVSRLPILQFVSIKRKDCGQWAIPGGMVDPGEQVSLTLQREFSEEALNSLAVSAAERAKIHDRITKLFKSSGFQAFKGYVDDPRNTDNAWMETVAVNFHDESGNSVSELPLQAGDDAGYVQWVDVDSSLLLYASHSSFLELVAKERKAHW; from the exons ATGAACACAGAGGCGGTGGCAGCAGAGAGTGGGCGTGCCGAAGAATGCTGCATGCTGGCTGTTGCTACCACC GGTATGCTTTCCCTCCTGCGGAGAAACTGGATCGGCCGCCTTCGTTTAGCTCTCACACTGTTCGGACTGCCCTGTAGCGTCTGCTTCTCCGGGATAAG gCCTTCTCTCTCCTGCTCACTGTACCACCCTTTTAAAAACAGTCACATTATCAGACCCATCAGCGCCAGTTGCCCTAAACTCTACAAAACAAGTGACCAGGCAACACCCTCCTCAATGGCACCTCACGTGAAAGCAAGATGCCCAGAGTATCCAGGATCTAAAGTCAAGCGCTTCCCTGTGCCTGACAACAAGGTGGACTGGAGTCAGAGATGGCCGCAGTATCAACCAGTTAGCTACACTGCCCCGTCAGTATTAACAAAACCAGTATGGGCTGATCCTGATATTGG CTTATTCTCTCCAAAATTCAACACTTTGGATGGTGCTGTGGACAGGACAAGCTTCATGGGCTGCTACAAAGTAGAAAACGGAAAGCCACT TAATCCTTGTGGCCGTACTGGGTTGATTGGTAGAGGTTTGCTTGGACGATGGGGACCCAATCACGCGGCAGATCCCATCGTCACCAG ATGGAAAGAAGATCCTAAAGGAGGAAAGACTCTCCACCCAGTGTCCAGACTGCCCATCCTGCAGTTTGTGTCCATCAAAAGGAAAGACTGCGGCCAGTGGGCCATCCCTGgg GGGATGGTTGATCCAGGGGAGCAAGTCTCTCTCACACTGCAGCGGGAGTTCTCGGAGGAGGCGTTGAACTCGTTGGCGGTCTCGGCGGCAGAGAGAGCCAAAATTCACGACCGCATCACCAAACTTTTCAAATCTTCGGGCTTTCAG GCGTTTAAAGGCTATGTAGATGATCCCAGAAACACTGACAATGCTTGGATGGAGACGGTTGCTGTCAACTTCCACGATGAATCAG GCAACAGTGTGAGCGAGCTGCCGCTGCAGGCTGGGGATGACGCAGGATATGTCCAGTGGGTTGATGTTGACTCGAGCTTATTGCTGTACGCAAGTCATTCCAGCTTCCTGGAGCTGGTTGCCAAAGAGAGAAAAGCCCACTGGTAA
- the nudt9 gene encoding ADP-ribose pyrophosphatase, mitochondrial isoform X2, translating to MGMLSLLRRNWIGRLRLALTLFGLPCSVCFSGIRPSLSCSLYHPFKNSHIIRPISASCPKLYKTSDQATPSSMAPHVKARCPEYPGSKVKRFPVPDNKVDWSQRWPQYQPVSYTAPSVLTKPVWADPDIGLFSPKFNTLDGAVDRTSFMGCYKVENGKPLNPCGRTGLIGRGLLGRWGPNHAADPIVTRWKEDPKGGKTLHPVSRLPILQFVSIKRKDCGQWAIPGGMVDPGEQVSLTLQREFSEEALNSLAVSAAERAKIHDRITKLFKSSGFQAFKGYVDDPRNTDNAWMETVAVNFHDESGNSVSELPLQAGDDAGYVQWVDVDSSLLLYASHSSFLELVAKERKAHW from the exons ATG GGTATGCTTTCCCTCCTGCGGAGAAACTGGATCGGCCGCCTTCGTTTAGCTCTCACACTGTTCGGACTGCCCTGTAGCGTCTGCTTCTCCGGGATAAG gCCTTCTCTCTCCTGCTCACTGTACCACCCTTTTAAAAACAGTCACATTATCAGACCCATCAGCGCCAGTTGCCCTAAACTCTACAAAACAAGTGACCAGGCAACACCCTCCTCAATGGCACCTCACGTGAAAGCAAGATGCCCAGAGTATCCAGGATCTAAAGTCAAGCGCTTCCCTGTGCCTGACAACAAGGTGGACTGGAGTCAGAGATGGCCGCAGTATCAACCAGTTAGCTACACTGCCCCGTCAGTATTAACAAAACCAGTATGGGCTGATCCTGATATTGG CTTATTCTCTCCAAAATTCAACACTTTGGATGGTGCTGTGGACAGGACAAGCTTCATGGGCTGCTACAAAGTAGAAAACGGAAAGCCACT TAATCCTTGTGGCCGTACTGGGTTGATTGGTAGAGGTTTGCTTGGACGATGGGGACCCAATCACGCGGCAGATCCCATCGTCACCAG ATGGAAAGAAGATCCTAAAGGAGGAAAGACTCTCCACCCAGTGTCCAGACTGCCCATCCTGCAGTTTGTGTCCATCAAAAGGAAAGACTGCGGCCAGTGGGCCATCCCTGgg GGGATGGTTGATCCAGGGGAGCAAGTCTCTCTCACACTGCAGCGGGAGTTCTCGGAGGAGGCGTTGAACTCGTTGGCGGTCTCGGCGGCAGAGAGAGCCAAAATTCACGACCGCATCACCAAACTTTTCAAATCTTCGGGCTTTCAG GCGTTTAAAGGCTATGTAGATGATCCCAGAAACACTGACAATGCTTGGATGGAGACGGTTGCTGTCAACTTCCACGATGAATCAG GCAACAGTGTGAGCGAGCTGCCGCTGCAGGCTGGGGATGACGCAGGATATGTCCAGTGGGTTGATGTTGACTCGAGCTTATTGCTGTACGCAAGTCATTCCAGCTTCCTGGAGCTGGTTGCCAAAGAGAGAAAAGCCCACTGGTAA
- the nudt9 gene encoding ADP-ribose pyrophosphatase, mitochondrial isoform X3, with product MLSLLRRNWIGRLRLALTLFGLPCSVCFSGIRPSLSCSLYHPFKNSHIIRPISASCPKLYKTSDQATPSSMAPHVKARCPEYPGSKVKRFPVPDNKVDWSQRWPQYQPVSYTAPSVLTKPVWADPDIGLFSPKFNTLDGAVDRTSFMGCYKVENGKPLNPCGRTGLIGRGLLGRWGPNHAADPIVTRWKEDPKGGKTLHPVSRLPILQFVSIKRKDCGQWAIPGGMVDPGEQVSLTLQREFSEEALNSLAVSAAERAKIHDRITKLFKSSGFQAFKGYVDDPRNTDNAWMETVAVNFHDESGNSVSELPLQAGDDAGYVQWVDVDSSLLLYASHSSFLELVAKERKAHW from the exons ATGCTTTCCCTCCTGCGGAGAAACTGGATCGGCCGCCTTCGTTTAGCTCTCACACTGTTCGGACTGCCCTGTAGCGTCTGCTTCTCCGGGATAAG gCCTTCTCTCTCCTGCTCACTGTACCACCCTTTTAAAAACAGTCACATTATCAGACCCATCAGCGCCAGTTGCCCTAAACTCTACAAAACAAGTGACCAGGCAACACCCTCCTCAATGGCACCTCACGTGAAAGCAAGATGCCCAGAGTATCCAGGATCTAAAGTCAAGCGCTTCCCTGTGCCTGACAACAAGGTGGACTGGAGTCAGAGATGGCCGCAGTATCAACCAGTTAGCTACACTGCCCCGTCAGTATTAACAAAACCAGTATGGGCTGATCCTGATATTGG CTTATTCTCTCCAAAATTCAACACTTTGGATGGTGCTGTGGACAGGACAAGCTTCATGGGCTGCTACAAAGTAGAAAACGGAAAGCCACT TAATCCTTGTGGCCGTACTGGGTTGATTGGTAGAGGTTTGCTTGGACGATGGGGACCCAATCACGCGGCAGATCCCATCGTCACCAG ATGGAAAGAAGATCCTAAAGGAGGAAAGACTCTCCACCCAGTGTCCAGACTGCCCATCCTGCAGTTTGTGTCCATCAAAAGGAAAGACTGCGGCCAGTGGGCCATCCCTGgg GGGATGGTTGATCCAGGGGAGCAAGTCTCTCTCACACTGCAGCGGGAGTTCTCGGAGGAGGCGTTGAACTCGTTGGCGGTCTCGGCGGCAGAGAGAGCCAAAATTCACGACCGCATCACCAAACTTTTCAAATCTTCGGGCTTTCAG GCGTTTAAAGGCTATGTAGATGATCCCAGAAACACTGACAATGCTTGGATGGAGACGGTTGCTGTCAACTTCCACGATGAATCAG GCAACAGTGTGAGCGAGCTGCCGCTGCAGGCTGGGGATGACGCAGGATATGTCCAGTGGGTTGATGTTGACTCGAGCTTATTGCTGTACGCAAGTCATTCCAGCTTCCTGGAGCTGGTTGCCAAAGAGAGAAAAGCCCACTGGTAA
- the LOC101067010 gene encoding uncharacterized protein — protein sequence MSGKTKSRSAANADSVSGSVSCDERILRDCHQLYVDPSSGLISIAESVGVKLLPPRKKITVMLIGNHSAGKSSFINWYVEEHIQRTGVAIETQGFSFVTSGRKRESLTGNATLHLYPHFKPMQEFKGVSEYLSTEICTSRQKRFSLVTFVDSPGLVDGDMKYPFDVDEVILWLGDLCDLILVFFDPMGQALCKRTLNIVESLNEKHGDRLRFFLSKADEAGGESDRQRVMMQIVQELCKRPGLNKCGFDMPTIYIPNPNKPSRCVNQIEEVCRTVEKTINQTVQNTLNSLEKDCELISEAITETLANDRLTSSANRRSRCKSCFLTLLGFCVPLAMLALLVLGAASQELLEVVLGPEGTEALSLYLAPLVKALDSLSGTQQLYACGLLFLLSLLLLIVARFSFRTRATLSGKQKRQLQEKLDYVHEVVKSKKKKLYEEYLRQSVSEQDMDL from the exons ATGTCTGGGAAAACCAAGAGCCGAAGTGCTGCCAACGCAGACTCAGTAAGCGGTAGCGTATCCTGCGATGAGCGCATCTTGCGGGATTGTCATCAACTATACGTAGACCCAAGCAGCG GGTTGATCTCCATAGCAGAATCTGTTGGTGTTAAGTTGCTTCCCCCCCGTAAAAAGATCACTGTTATGCTGATAGGAAATCACTCAGCTGGGAAGAGTTCATTCATCAACTG GTATGTCGAAGAGCATATCCAGCGTACCGGAGTGGCCATTGAAACTCAAGGTTTCAGCTTTGTGACAAGTGGGCGCAAGAGGGAATCTCTCACA ggAAATGCAACTCTTCATCTGTATCCACACTTCAAGCCTATGCAAGAATTTAAAG GAGTTTCAGAGTACTTGAGCACAGAGATCTGCACATCAAGGCAGAAGAGGTTCAGCCTGGTGACATTTGTTGATTCACCGGGGTTGGTGGATGGTGACATGAAGTACCCCTTTGATGTTGATGAGGTCATCCTGTGGCTCG GAGACCTCTGTGACCTGATTCTGGTCTTCTTTGACCCCATGGGTCAGGCTCTGTGCAAACGCACCCTCAACATTGTGGAGAGCCTGAACGAGAAACACGGCGACCGACTGCGTTTTTTCCTCAGCAAAGCCGACGAGGCCGGTGGAGAGTCGGACAGACAG AGGGTAATGATGCAGATCGTCCAGGAGCTGTGCAAACGACCCGGGCTGAACAAATGTGGTTTTGATATGCCCACCATTTACATTCCTAATCCTAATAAG CCAAGCCGCTGTGTGAACCAGATCGAAGAAGTGTGTCGCACAGTTGAGAAGACAATTAACCAAACCGTCCAGAATACACTGAACTCCCTGGAGAAGGACTGTGAGCTCATCAGTGAGGCAATCACTGAGACACTCGCTAATGATAG GCTGACCAGCAGCGCCAACCGACGGTCCCGCTGTAAGAGCTGCTTCCTGACCCTGCTGGGTTTCTGTGTTCCTTTGGCCATGTTGGCCCTGTTGGTGCTGGGCGCAGCgtcccaggagctgctggaagtgGTCCTTGGTCCAGAAGGCACGGAGGCCCTCTCACTGTACTTG GCTCCATTAGTGAAAGCCCTGGACTCGCTTTCCGGAACACAGCAACTATACGCCTGCGGTCTACTGTTCCTTCTCTCCTTGCTGCTGCTCATCGTGGCACGCTTCTCTTTCAG GACTCGGGCAACTCTGTCAGGCAAACAGAAGAGACaactgcaggagaagctggatTATGTTCACGAGGTGGTGAAGAGCAAAAAG AAAAAGCTCTACGAAGAATACCTTCGGCAGAGTGTCAGCGAGCAGGACATGGACCTCTAG
- the rabep2 gene encoding rab GTPase-binding effector protein 2 isoform X1, which produces MSSPGEETETEVQDQLAKYRAQVEHWQGVATICELSKQEELAELQKQCDQEIQSLQEALRETAEQYEARIAVLQSQIVERRKSSGQNLVSERKTRRDGDAASEGSPTSASNHQSEDEDAASVGRRGDLEAVDGEGPPFTSDGYFSLRHYDSASMSSFSLDTPSLPRKLHSQEDTDSLVSTGTLVPEAIYLPPAGHRLVTHSDWDALNTQVSELRGEVSRLEAVKEQLEKELDTQTNQTHKQVSALQDQIQNSEALLQDLQKSFSQSQNSVQSRLTQLSLSQRKMCCELSKLKGEEVEEEAADARSSFSALQGAHCEERLRIEIVHLREQLDTRTEENDVLQVQLSSLKTETERIQAQKDQLQAELLASLTELDGLRVALSHLQNTNKALTSDKASLHQQCLELRSQVISLRSQVDTSQTVQRDFVQLSQSLQVRLELIRQAETFEQVKEILEERVGEAGSSSADHA; this is translated from the exons ATGAGTTCTCCGGGTGAAGAAACAG AGACAGAAGTGCAGGACCAGCTAGCCAAGTACCGAGCACAGGTCGAGCACTGGCAGGGTGTGGCGACGATCTGTGAGCTAAGCAAACAGGAGGAACTGGCAGAGCTGCAAAAACAATGTGATCAAGAGATCCAGTCTCTGCAGGAGGCTctcagag AAACGGCAGAGCAGTATGAGGCCAGGATCGCTGTTCTTCAGTCTCAAATTGTGGAGCGGAGGAAGTCCAGTGGGCAGAACTTG GTCAGTGAAAGGAAAACCAGGCGAGACGGAGATGCTGCCAGTGAGGGATCTCCAACAAGCGCCAGCAACCACCAGTCAGAGGATGAGGACGCGGCGTctgtggggaggagaggggacctCGAGGCGGTGGACGGAGAGGGGCCTCCGTTTACCTCGGATGGGTATTTTTCACTGAGGCACTACGATTCGGCCTCGATGTCCTCCTTCTCCTTAGACACGCCCTCTCTGCCCAGAAAGCTCCACTCTCAGGAAGACACAGATTCTCTGGTTTCTACCGGAACTCTGGTGCCTGAAGCCATTTACCTGCCACCAGCTGGGCACCGACTGGTTACGCACAGCGACTGGGATGCACTAAATACACAG GTGTCAGAGCTGCGTGGGGAGGTGAGTCGCCTGGAAGctgtgaaggagcagctggagaaagaacTGGACACACAGACCAACCAAACGCACAAGCAG GTATCAGCGCTCCAGGATCAGATCCAGAACTCAGAAGCACTCCTCCAGGACTTGCAGAAATCTTTCAGCCAGTCACAGAACTCGGTGCAGAGTCGACTG ACACAGTTGTCCTTATCCCAGAGGAAGATGTGCTGCGAGCTGTCAAAACtgaagggagaggaggtggaggaagaggcagcAGACGCCAGGTCATCGTTCTCAGCACTACAG ggggcgcactGTGAGGAGCGTCTTCGCATCGAAATCGTCCACTTGAGGGAGCAGCTGGACACCCGGACGGAGGAGAACG ATGTTTTACAAG TGCAATTgtccagcctgaaaacagaaacTGAGAGGATCCAGGCTCAGAAGGACCAGTTACAGGCTGAACTGCTGGCCAGCCTCACAGAACTGGACGGCCTGCGGGTGGCGCTGTCTCACTTGCAGAACACCAACAAAGCCCTCACCAGTGACAAA GCGAGCCTGCATCAACAGTGCCTGGAGCTGCGCAGCCAAGTGATCAGCCTGCGTTCCCAGGTCGACACCAGTCAGACGGTACAGAGGGACTTCGTTCAGCTCTCCCAGTCACTGCAG GTTAGGCTCGAGTTAATTCGACAGGCCGAAACTTTTGAGCAAGTGAAGGAAATTCTGGAAGAGAGAGTCGGCGAGGCCGGATCCTCGTCTGCGGACCACGCGTGA
- the rabep2 gene encoding rab GTPase-binding effector protein 2 isoform X2, whose translation MSSPGEETETEVQDQLAKYRAQVEHWQGVATICELSKQEELAELQKQCDQEIQSLQEALRETAEQYEARIAVLQSQIVERRKSSGQNLVSERKTRRDGDAASEGSPTSASNHQSEDEDAASVGRRGDLEAVDGEGPPFTSDGKLHSQEDTDSLVSTGTLVPEAIYLPPAGHRLVTHSDWDALNTQVSELRGEVSRLEAVKEQLEKELDTQTNQTHKQVSALQDQIQNSEALLQDLQKSFSQSQNSVQSRLTQLSLSQRKMCCELSKLKGEEVEEEAADARSSFSALQGAHCEERLRIEIVHLREQLDTRTEENDVLQVQLSSLKTETERIQAQKDQLQAELLASLTELDGLRVALSHLQNTNKALTSDKASLHQQCLELRSQVISLRSQVDTSQTVQRDFVQLSQSLQVRLELIRQAETFEQVKEILEERVGEAGSSSADHA comes from the exons ATGAGTTCTCCGGGTGAAGAAACAG AGACAGAAGTGCAGGACCAGCTAGCCAAGTACCGAGCACAGGTCGAGCACTGGCAGGGTGTGGCGACGATCTGTGAGCTAAGCAAACAGGAGGAACTGGCAGAGCTGCAAAAACAATGTGATCAAGAGATCCAGTCTCTGCAGGAGGCTctcagag AAACGGCAGAGCAGTATGAGGCCAGGATCGCTGTTCTTCAGTCTCAAATTGTGGAGCGGAGGAAGTCCAGTGGGCAGAACTTG GTCAGTGAAAGGAAAACCAGGCGAGACGGAGATGCTGCCAGTGAGGGATCTCCAACAAGCGCCAGCAACCACCAGTCAGAGGATGAGGACGCGGCGTctgtggggaggagaggggacctCGAGGCGGTGGACGGAGAGGGGCCTCCGTTTACCTCGGATGG AAAGCTCCACTCTCAGGAAGACACAGATTCTCTGGTTTCTACCGGAACTCTGGTGCCTGAAGCCATTTACCTGCCACCAGCTGGGCACCGACTGGTTACGCACAGCGACTGGGATGCACTAAATACACAG GTGTCAGAGCTGCGTGGGGAGGTGAGTCGCCTGGAAGctgtgaaggagcagctggagaaagaacTGGACACACAGACCAACCAAACGCACAAGCAG GTATCAGCGCTCCAGGATCAGATCCAGAACTCAGAAGCACTCCTCCAGGACTTGCAGAAATCTTTCAGCCAGTCACAGAACTCGGTGCAGAGTCGACTG ACACAGTTGTCCTTATCCCAGAGGAAGATGTGCTGCGAGCTGTCAAAACtgaagggagaggaggtggaggaagaggcagcAGACGCCAGGTCATCGTTCTCAGCACTACAG ggggcgcactGTGAGGAGCGTCTTCGCATCGAAATCGTCCACTTGAGGGAGCAGCTGGACACCCGGACGGAGGAGAACG ATGTTTTACAAG TGCAATTgtccagcctgaaaacagaaacTGAGAGGATCCAGGCTCAGAAGGACCAGTTACAGGCTGAACTGCTGGCCAGCCTCACAGAACTGGACGGCCTGCGGGTGGCGCTGTCTCACTTGCAGAACACCAACAAAGCCCTCACCAGTGACAAA GCGAGCCTGCATCAACAGTGCCTGGAGCTGCGCAGCCAAGTGATCAGCCTGCGTTCCCAGGTCGACACCAGTCAGACGGTACAGAGGGACTTCGTTCAGCTCTCCCAGTCACTGCAG GTTAGGCTCGAGTTAATTCGACAGGCCGAAACTTTTGAGCAAGTGAAGGAAATTCTGGAAGAGAGAGTCGGCGAGGCCGGATCCTCGTCTGCGGACCACGCGTGA